The following are from one region of the Priestia filamentosa genome:
- a CDS encoding rod shape-determining protein has product MLAKDIGIDLGTANVLIHVRGRGIVLNEPSVVAIDKNIGKVLAVGEEARQMVGRTPSNIIAIRPLKDGVIADFDITEAMLKYFMDKLNVKGVLSKPRILICCPTDITLVEKKAIREAAEKSGGKKVYLEEEPKVAALGAGMEIFQPSGNMVVDIGGGTTDVAVLSMGDIVTSASIKMAGDKFDQEILNYIKRRYKLLIGERTAEEIKINIGTVFNQYRQEEMDIRGRDMVSGLPRVITIKSEEIEGALRESVSVIVQASKSVLEQTPPELSADIIDRGIILTGGGALLHGMDQLLAEELKVPVFVAENPMDCVAIGTGIMLENMDKLPRRQFI; this is encoded by the coding sequence ATGTTAGCAAAAGATATTGGGATAGATTTAGGTACGGCAAATGTTTTGATTCATGTAAGAGGACGAGGAATTGTTTTGAATGAACCCTCTGTTGTAGCTATTGATAAAAATATAGGAAAAGTCCTTGCGGTCGGAGAGGAAGCTCGCCAAATGGTCGGAAGAACTCCATCAAATATCATTGCTATTCGCCCATTAAAAGACGGCGTTATTGCAGACTTTGATATAACAGAGGCTATGTTGAAATACTTTATGGATAAATTAAATGTAAAAGGTGTGTTATCAAAACCGCGTATCCTAATCTGTTGCCCAACGGACATTACGCTTGTTGAGAAGAAAGCAATTAGAGAAGCGGCTGAAAAAAGTGGCGGAAAGAAAGTGTATTTAGAAGAGGAACCGAAAGTAGCAGCTTTAGGAGCAGGAATGGAAATCTTCCAACCGAGCGGAAACATGGTCGTTGATATTGGCGGTGGAACAACAGATGTAGCCGTTTTATCAATGGGAGATATCGTAACTTCTGCATCCATTAAAATGGCTGGAGACAAGTTCGATCAGGAAATCCTTAACTACATTAAACGTCGCTATAAACTGCTTATCGGAGAGAGAACAGCAGAAGAGATTAAAATCAATATCGGAACGGTCTTTAATCAATATCGTCAAGAAGAAATGGACATTAGAGGACGAGATATGGTAAGTGGTTTACCGCGTGTTATTACTATTAAGTCTGAAGAGATTGAAGGAGCATTACGAGAATCTGTATCTGTTATTGTGCAAGCTTCGAAAAGCGTTCTAGAGCAAACACCCCCAGAGCTTTCTGCCGATATAATTGATAGAGGGATTATTTTAACTGGCGGTGGAGCACTTTTACACGGAATGGATCAACTATTAGCAGAGGAACTAAAAGTTCCTGTTTTCGTAGCTGAGAACCCAATGGACTGTGTGGCTATTGGAACGGGTATTATGCTTGAGAATATGGATAAACTGCCACGTCGTCAATTTATTTAA
- the spoIIID gene encoding sporulation transcriptional regulator SpoIIID, with product MHDYIKERTIKIGKYIVETKKTVRVIAREFGVSKSTVHKDLTERLPEINPDLANEVKEILDYHKSIRHLRGGEATKLKYRKEELQEPVK from the coding sequence GTGCACGATTACATCAAAGAGCGAACAATCAAGATTGGCAAGTATATTGTGGAAACAAAGAAAACAGTTAGAGTGATTGCAAGAGAATTTGGAGTTTCCAAAAGTACAGTCCATAAAGATTTAACTGAGCGACTTCCAGAGATCAATCCTGATTTAGCTAACGAAGTGAAGGAGATTTTGGATTATCATAAATCAATTCGTCACTTACGAGGTGGAGAAGCCACTAAGTTAAAATACAGGAAAGAAGAACTTCAAGAACCTGTTAAATAA
- a CDS encoding M23 family metallopeptidase, producing MRDEEKNRVSQPSKFKKFFRKRWVYPAVYLFSAAIILTAVLWFQGNSNDQANDKNNDQTVYDGSQDAVEVNSSVEEIAKPFANEDKMVVKTEFYDHSAKPEEQEEAIVFYNNQYHQNTGVDYAREDGKSFKVTAAASGTVTRAEKDPLLGYVVEVEHADGVVTHYQSLQDVKVEAGDTVKQGQALAKAGQSLFNKEAETHVHFEVRKDNNVVNPNEYFGKTVGSVKASEEAPVEEEQADDQKEDEKQENSSDEQDNQEESSSDQASAKLNA from the coding sequence ATGAGAGACGAAGAAAAAAATCGCGTTTCACAACCATCAAAATTCAAGAAGTTTTTTAGAAAACGTTGGGTATATCCGGCTGTTTACTTATTTAGTGCAGCAATCATTCTTACAGCAGTTCTTTGGTTCCAAGGAAACAGCAATGATCAAGCTAATGACAAAAATAATGACCAAACTGTATATGACGGAAGTCAAGATGCTGTAGAAGTAAATTCAAGTGTTGAGGAAATTGCAAAACCTTTTGCAAATGAAGACAAAATGGTTGTAAAGACAGAGTTTTATGACCACAGTGCAAAACCAGAAGAACAAGAAGAAGCAATTGTTTTCTACAACAATCAGTACCATCAGAATACAGGTGTTGATTATGCACGTGAAGATGGAAAAAGTTTTAAAGTAACAGCAGCAGCAAGTGGTACGGTAACAAGAGCAGAGAAAGATCCTCTTTTAGGCTATGTTGTTGAAGTTGAGCATGCTGATGGGGTTGTAACACATTATCAATCACTACAAGATGTGAAAGTGGAAGCTGGAGACACTGTAAAGCAAGGACAGGCACTTGCAAAAGCAGGACAAAGTCTATTTAATAAAGAAGCTGAAACACATGTACATTTTGAAGTGCGCAAAGATAATAACGTTGTAAATCCAAATGAGTATTTTGGAAAAACAGTTGGTTCAGTAAAAGCAAGTGAAGAAGCTCCTGTAGAAGAAGAGCAAGCTGATGATCAGAAAGAAGATGAGAAGCAAGAAAACTCTTCAGATGAGCAAGACAATCAGGAAGAATCTTCTTCAGATCAAGCAAGTGCAAAATTAAATGCGTAA
- the spoIID gene encoding stage II sporulation protein D, which yields MKRYKPLFITAAVLFTVVLIIPALLVVPFGEKASEESMESVQPPKKETESASAKKKQNATAVEVAVYRTETKEIEKLPLEEYVVGVVAAEMPAEFEEEALKAQALAARTYIVKHLTSGSSNLPGKANVTDTVQDQVYHNRKELKKLWKGSYEEKIQKIEEAVEETTGEILTYNGDPIEATFFSTSNGYTDNSEEYWTNSIPYLKSVESPWDKKSPKFTAKKVISVEQFEKSLDVTLGDGEQIGQIISTTPGKRVEKVKFDNKTLSGKDVRTKLELASTDFSFERHGNEITINTKGNGHGIGMSQYGANGMAEEGKDYQDIVHHYYQDVSISSYDQELNSLMAKK from the coding sequence ATGAAACGTTATAAACCCCTTTTTATCACAGCAGCAGTTCTATTTACGGTCGTCTTAATCATTCCTGCTCTTCTAGTTGTTCCGTTTGGAGAAAAAGCTAGTGAAGAGAGTATGGAAAGTGTCCAACCTCCCAAAAAGGAAACAGAAAGTGCTAGTGCAAAAAAGAAACAGAACGCAACAGCTGTTGAAGTGGCGGTATACAGAACAGAAACTAAAGAAATCGAGAAGCTTCCGCTTGAAGAGTACGTAGTTGGTGTTGTTGCTGCAGAAATGCCTGCAGAATTTGAAGAAGAAGCTTTGAAAGCTCAAGCTCTGGCAGCTCGTACTTATATTGTAAAACATTTAACATCAGGCTCTTCTAACCTTCCAGGTAAAGCAAATGTTACGGATACTGTTCAAGATCAGGTTTATCACAATAGAAAAGAACTAAAGAAACTCTGGAAAGGTAGCTACGAAGAAAAAATTCAGAAGATTGAAGAAGCTGTTGAAGAGACAACAGGAGAAATCTTAACGTATAATGGTGATCCAATTGAGGCAACTTTCTTTTCAACAAGCAATGGTTATACGGATAATTCAGAAGAATATTGGACGAATTCAATTCCATACTTGAAAAGTGTTGAGAGCCCTTGGGATAAGAAATCACCGAAGTTTACGGCAAAGAAAGTCATATCAGTGGAGCAATTTGAAAAAAGTTTAGATGTTACTCTTGGTGATGGGGAACAGATAGGACAAATTATATCAACTACTCCTGGTAAACGAGTAGAAAAGGTGAAATTTGATAACAAAACACTATCTGGTAAAGACGTACGTACAAAATTAGAATTAGCTTCAACCGATTTCTCATTTGAAAGGCATGGGAACGAGATTACCATTAACACAAAAGGGAACGGTCACGGCATTGGAATGAGCCAATACGGAGCAAATGGAATGGCAGAGGAAGGAAAAGATTATCAAGATATTGTCCATCACTATTATCAAGATGTCTCTATTTCCTCATATGATCAAGAGTTGAATAGTTTAATGGCTAAGAAATAA
- the murA gene encoding UDP-N-acetylglucosamine 1-carboxyvinyltransferase, translated as MEKIIVRGGKQLNGTVKVEGAKNAVLPVIAATLLASDGKTILNDVPALSDVFTISEVLRYLNAKVEINGNEVVVDASQELKTDAPFEYVRKMRASVLVMGPLLARNGKASVALPGGCAIGSRPIDQHLKGFEAMGAKVQVGNGFIEAHVDGRLKGAKIYLDFPSVGATENIMMAAALADGTTTLENCAKEPEIVDLANFINAMGGKIRGAGTGTMRIEGVPTLYGAQHTIIPDRIEAGTFMVAAAITGGNVLVRGAVMEHLSSLVAKMEEMGVTITEEGDGLRIIGPEKLTPVDIKTMPHPGFPTDMQSQMMSLLLQASGTGMITETVFENRFMHVEEFRRMNADIKIEGRSVIINGPSKLQGAEVAATDLRAAAALILAGLVAEGYTRVTELKHLDRGYVNFHGKLLALGADIERVNDEAVKPEVSKVTDMNV; from the coding sequence CTGTGTTGCCTGTTATCGCTGCAACTTTATTAGCTAGTGATGGAAAAACTATTCTGAATGATGTACCTGCTCTCTCCGATGTATTTACAATTAGCGAAGTTTTACGCTACTTGAACGCAAAAGTAGAGATTAACGGTAATGAAGTAGTTGTAGATGCATCACAAGAACTTAAAACAGATGCGCCTTTTGAATATGTACGTAAGATGCGTGCTTCTGTGCTTGTTATGGGTCCTTTATTGGCTCGTAATGGAAAAGCAAGTGTAGCTTTACCGGGAGGCTGTGCGATTGGTTCAAGACCAATTGATCAGCATCTTAAAGGCTTTGAAGCAATGGGTGCAAAAGTACAGGTAGGAAATGGCTTCATTGAAGCTCATGTTGACGGAAGACTAAAGGGAGCTAAAATTTATTTAGACTTCCCAAGCGTAGGTGCTACTGAAAATATTATGATGGCTGCAGCTCTTGCAGACGGTACAACAACGCTTGAAAATTGTGCTAAAGAACCTGAAATTGTTGACTTAGCTAACTTTATTAATGCTATGGGAGGCAAAATCAGAGGAGCTGGCACTGGTACAATGCGTATTGAGGGCGTTCCTACATTATATGGTGCTCAACATACGATTATTCCTGACCGTATTGAAGCAGGTACATTTATGGTAGCTGCAGCAATTACAGGAGGAAACGTCCTTGTAAGAGGAGCTGTTATGGAGCATTTAAGCTCTCTAGTAGCGAAGATGGAAGAAATGGGTGTAACCATTACTGAAGAAGGCGATGGCTTACGCATTATTGGTCCAGAAAAACTAACTCCAGTTGACATCAAGACAATGCCACATCCGGGCTTCCCAACGGATATGCAATCCCAAATGATGTCATTGCTTCTTCAAGCATCTGGCACAGGTATGATTACAGAAACAGTTTTTGAAAATCGTTTCATGCATGTGGAAGAGTTCCGTCGCATGAATGCTGATATTAAAATTGAGGGGCGTTCAGTTATTATTAACGGGCCTTCTAAATTGCAAGGAGCAGAAGTCGCTGCAACAGATTTACGTGCAGCAGCAGCTCTAATCCTTGCTGGTCTTGTAGCAGAAGGCTATACGCGTGTTACAGAGCTTAAGCATCTTGATCGTGGTTATGTGAATTTCCATGGCAAATTACTTGCCCTTGGAGCAGACATTGAGCGCGTGAACGATGAAGCTGTAAAACCAGAAGTTTCTAAAGTAACAGATATGAACGTTTAA